The Arachis ipaensis cultivar K30076 chromosome B03, Araip1.1, whole genome shotgun sequence region agataagagatactaatttggaaaaagaatgaaaatatgAAATGACTAATGTCAGGTAGAGACGTCGCACGGTAATCTCCATGGACCCTTAAAATTTAGAAACATCAACTCATCCAAAACTTAAGTACAATGGCTAATTACACTAGTTTTGGTTGGTAATTAATAGTTTGAACCATGTGACCCACGACAGTAAGCTGTAAGCATATATGGTAAATCAAAAAATATCACAGGAAAAGGTTACAAAATTTATGGGTTTCCCACTAGAACATAAGTGCCAGGTCCTAAGCTTTATAGCAAGAACGATCCCTGCTTTAGCTGAAATTCTTTCATCTCAGCTTTATCGTTATAAGATGAAATAACAGTGAAAAAGCCATATTTCTGAGTTCAGACCTACAACCTCTTCACAGCTCACCTTGGCGACATAAGTGACTGTTGCTTTATACCTGTTAAACTCAATTTTACATTTACACAATTGTGAAAAATGTGAGAAATTAAGGGGCCCTCTCATCATCTTCTAACTGCAAACGCTCCATACCCTTAACTGTACTTTCATAATTCTTGACATGGGAAGCACCTTTAGCTGATGATACTACTTTCTTGGGGTCTAAAGACCTAATAGGTGAACTTTTTCGCACACTTGAAACTCTGTTTGCTGCTCCAGGGCTAGCCTCTGCCATACGCGTACGAGGATCCAATTCGACACCAGCAAAAGTCTCACGGCTGCCAGCAGCAACTCGCCTTGATCCACTTGACTGGCCCAAGATATTGGTGCTAGATAACTGCATGATCACAGATGATATAAATATTAAGTTTGCAGGAACAAAACTAGGGGTGGTTCTGTATTTTGACGTCACAAATGACGTTCATAATAAGTGAGTTACAAACGGAAAAAGATCTAATTATTGAAAAGTAATCCGAATGAAACCATGAATGTGAAACACTCACCATAGCATCCTTACTAACAGCAGAATCAGGGATGACCGCATTTTTCTGCTTTAAAGAAGTTACTGAATTTAAAATGGGCCCTGATATTATTCGCCTTGAATCCACAGAAACCAGGCCAGGTGGTCTTCCTTCTTCCCCTCCTGTGAGACCCAAACACACAAATGCAATAGAAAACAGAAGGCTCAAGCAAGCAAATAAGTTGAACTTGGAGAAATAAGACAGAAGCTATTTCAAAACCCTTAATAATAAGGAGACAGCTAAAGTATATCAATTTTTAGAGaacaattaaataaatttattgtaaATTGAAAACAGTAAAACGGTAAGCTAGGTCTAGCTTCGTGAAATTTGATCACCTGAATATGTTACAAAAGGAAAATACTTATGAAATACTATCTGAAATCGAATGTCAAAAAGAAACATAAACAAAAGTGAGAGTCAGAGAGATCATTCAAACCCTAAAGAGAATTTCAAAGGCTACCTGTCTGCCTATCAGCAGCGCTGGTCATAGGCGGAGGCATCCCAGAACTAGTTCCAGCATTAGGAGCCTTAAAAAGCAGCATATCAAAGTTTAATCTGTTGATGATGAAAAAGATCCCAAAGAAAAATATGACAAAGAAAAACTACTTACAGAAGCACGCGCTGGTGGAGTGGCTAGTTGTGATTGCTGATACTTCAAGATGGTCCAGTCAAACACATAATCAAACTGAAATCCTGTTAAAACGCCAAGATATAAGAAATTTAATACACAATATTGTCCTTATATTGAAATGGCGAATCGTATTAGACCCTCAAGTTAAATATAACAAGCATAACAAAAGTAATGCTTGCAAAATGAAAATTTCAAACCTTCACGAATAAACAGGTCACGGAATATTCTCTTCAGGTAAGCATAATCTGGCCTATCATCAAACCTTAAAGAGCGGCAGTAATGGAAGTATGATGCAAATTCTGTTGGATAACCTCGACACAAGGCCTGGAATAACCAATAAACTATCACAGTGATTCACGAGATAATGGACATGCTTTGAAGGAGGCTAGTAAAAAGTAAACACACCTCTATTGAGGTAGTGACTTTTTTTTCACTGATTTTCTCATACTTCTGTTTCTTGGTTCCCGCTCTAAGTCCTTGCCAAGGGAGACTACACAGAAAATGAAAATCAAGCCAAAGGCTTTCTACGCAATACTGAAAGATAACAAGGTAGGACAGAGCACAATAATCACCTTCCTCTCAGGAAGTACATCAAGACAAAACCAAGTGATTCTAAATCATCTCTTCGACTTTGCTCTATCCATCAATCACCCAAGAAGTAACAAGCAACAATGTCTGTTAGGTAAAACCTTGCCACATATTAAACAAATGCCATGGAAGAATAAAATGACCATACATACCAATGCCAAGGTGAGTATTCATGCTCGCATATCTTGCCGTTCCGGTCAAATTCTTGTTTTCCCTACAGTATAATGATCAAATAGATTACACGACACAACCACAATACATCAATATCATCAGTACCAGCCTNNNNNNNNNNNNNNNNNNNNNNNNNNNNNNNNNNNNNNNNNNNNNNNNNNNNNNNNNNNNNNNNNNNNNNNNNNNNNNNNNNNNNNNNNNNNNNNNNNNNNNNNNNNNNNNNNNNNNNNNNNNNNNNNNNNNNNNNNNNNNNNNNNNNNNNNNNNNNNNNNNNNNNNNNNNNNNNNNNNNNNNNNNNNNNNNNNNNNNNNNNNNNNNNNNNNNNNNNNNNNNNNNNNNNNNNNNNNNNNNNNNNNNNNNNNNNNNNNNNNNNNNNNNNNNNNNNNNNNNNNNNNNNNNNNNNNNNNNNNNNNNNNNNNNNNNNNNNNNNNNNNNNNNNNNNNNNNNNNNNNNNNNNNNNNNNNNNNNNNNNNNNNNNNNNNNNNNNNNNNNNNNNNNNNNNNNNNNNNNNNNNNNNNNNNNNNNNNNNNNNNNNNNNNNNNNNNNNNNNNNNNNNNNNNNNNNNNNNNNNNNNNNNNNNNNNNNNNNNNNNNNNNNNNNNNNNNNNNNNNNNNNNNNNNNNNNNNNNNNNNNNNNNNNNNNNNNNNNNNNNNNNNNNNNNNNNNNNNNNNNNNNNNNNNNNNNNNNNNNNNNNNNNNNNNNNNNNNNNNNNNNNNNNNNNNNNNNNNNNNNNNNNNNNNNNNNNNNNTACACGACACAACCACAATACATCAATATCATCAGTACCAGCCTGGTCTAGTATAGGTAACAAAGCAATGTTAAATCTAATCACTCCCCACCAGGTTAACAAATtacttctaaaaataaaaaatcaaacaatgtTATAAATGCAAAATAAATGCTTCTATGCAAATTTACTGTTTAAGCAAGAACAGGGATACATAAATTATACAATCCAAACTTCAGAAACCTGATATTCAGCTCATGAAGCAAGAATAATATTTTCAGCATAGGGCATGCACCTACTTTTTATGGTCGCAGAATTCCAACTAATCATTCTATTATTGTTGGCATGGGCAGTTTGGTAACACCGGCACTGGCTTTTAAAAAGAGGCTTGCCATTGGCAAGAGCTCAGCATAAATACACCtggggagagggagagagagagagagagagagagagatggaggGAGGGGAGTGGGCGGTACCCTTTAGTAGCAAGATTAATTACCCACTCTTACCATATCTGTACTGGTCCTAGCCAAAAAGGGGAAAAAGGCTTAGCATTACCTTTCAGAACAGAAACAGATACGAATTCATAGTCAAGTTAAACacataggtagcgtttgttttgaggtactgagacagagactgagagactgagactcagtatcgtgtttgttagttcagagactggtactaaaatttctgtctctgtctctaaaatttcagtattttagtacctccaaaaagtagggacagaggggactgaaatttttagagatggagactaaaactttaataacattttatacctaaaatacttttatttcaattaattatttccaattttaccctttgtgcaaattaaattagagtttcatttttgtttcaattcctgtctcccattttgcaccaaacagaatactgaaatttatttcaatctctgtctcttagtctctgtctctcagtctcagtctttccgtctctatctctccaccaaacgctacctataCAGAGTAGATCCCTTTCAGGTGAGCCATTTAGACCTGCCATACCCAATCttgattttgttttattcttaattttagattACTATTTACACTTATTGTGTGTTGCTGCTTAGAGCCATACAGTAGTCATAGACTATTTCTAGCTCTCTTTATAGGGTCTTACCAAGGAAGACCTGTAATTTTCACTCACAATGCGTAATAATAACAAGGAATAAGAGGGTTTGCATTGGTGATTCAAACAAATTTGACAGCGTTTGTATTTGATAGGAAAGTCAAGATTGCAGAAAACATAATTCTTGCTGAGAGTTGAACAAATCATCTTTTACATCCATATTTATATGCATGCCCTAATCTTTTCCTCATTCGAAGATGAATCATATATGAAAACCGGCAATTTACATGTGCCATTAATTAGCAGTTAAAATTAAGTCATATGAACTCCACATGTCATCAAGGCTTAACAATACCAGTAACCTATATTACTAGCACATTCACTAAAACCAACTGAATCCTTACCTGTAAGGAATGTGTTGGTGAGTTGTACTATCTCTATATTTCTTTGCCAATCCAAAATCAATACAGTAAACCTACATAAGATGAATGTGCATCGAAGATTTTAAGAATTGAGCATGCACTACATTAAAAGTCCACATGTAATCAACATTAAGCTACCTGGTTAGCCCGCCTTCCCAATCCCATGAGGAAATTATCTGGTTTGAGATCCCGATGTAGAAATGATTTAGAATGAATAAACTCAACACGGTTGATCTGGCATAAAACAAAAGACAAGGACAAATAGGATTAGATAAGAATATTTATCAATACAGCATTTTAACAAAATATCAACCACTCATCCATGTTATAGGAATTTAAATGGTTAGCAGTTACAATCAGCTCATTAGTTACCAATGTAAAAATAGGATCTAGAAGTCCTAGATGCATAATTTGCTTATTGTATCACTTGGATGAAATAGTTCAATGAAGTTTTCTTGACTCAAACATAGGAGAATCATTGTCACCAAATAGGGCCCTACCATTTGATCAGCAAGCATGAGAACTGTCTTTAGCGAGAGCTTTCTACTACAGAAGTTGAATAGATCTTCTAGACTAGGTCCAAGGAGATCCATCACTAGAACATTGTATTCTCCCTCTACTCCAAACCATTTGATATTAGGAATACCAGCTGCCAAGACAAAATGTTTGTTAGAACCAtttacaaattacaaataaaaatagttaataaaagaGAGCGGCTCAGAAAAATGCACTAATGAAATAAAGATGTGAGACAGCAGTCCTTACTTCCTCCCTGGAGAATCCTGTACAACTTGGACTCATACAGCAACTGAGGATGTCTTGTGTTGACATTTTCCTGATTTAGAAGGGCATAGAGCAACAAGTAACAGATATAAAAGACCAAGAAAAACATATCGGCAGCACTCATATATTCAACATAAACATGTCAATAGTGCCAAGCGTAGTTCAAGTGAGAGACGAGTAGTGCAGATTACGGAacagagaagaaagggaggaaatGCCTTAATAGAGACTACTAAAAGAATCACACTCTGTCACCACCCAAGACTCTAAACAATTCTTTCCATCTAGTTCAAATCCTTTGCTCTCACTTTCATCCTAACATCATTTCCTCACTCAAAGATTGTCCAAATTTAGATCTTATCAAGGGGACAGAAAGTGTAGACATACAAATCATGGGATCTTAATGGATCCAACCTAAAATGCCAAAGTTATTTCACATGTAATATGCAGATATAGAATAAATTTATTTCCCTAGAATAAAAGTCAATTTCCTAGTTTAAACACTCTATATGTTATCCTTTTTATAATAATCACATGCTCCAAACGCTGCACCAACAAAAAGCATCTTCATTACTATATTATAAAATTTAGCATAGTCCTATCCTTTTTTTAATAGAATGTGTAGCCCTCTCTTTTTCCACATGAGTTGAATATGGACTCTAAGTAGTCCTGACATGTTAAATTATAACAAGCAGGACAACACACTACACCGTTTTAGCTGTGCTTTAGCAGTTGAATCACTTGATAACTAATAAACCTACTGCATACCAGAAAAATTCTCACTCCCACCATAATAATGTTTTAAACTAGAAGCATCCGTTTTTGAAGGCTAAACTCTTATGAAGGATAAAAAGGTACTGATGGTCCTAAATTGTTCATTGAAGGCTTAAATTAAAAGGTCTGCAGTAAAAAATGCTTTAAGTGTCCATCCTGTCACCTTCCCAAAAATCTCAGCATAGATGCAGTCACAGATGATGACTTCAAGAAAAAAGGTTGGATCCAATGCATAAGGCTCCCAACTGCTGGGGTTTGCAGCTAGTAGATATATGAAGACATACCTCCACAAGCAAAAAGGTTATTTCTAGGATTCAAACCTGTGACCTAACAGGCACGTTACAGTTGCACAAAAGTTCCCTCATGATTGACATTAAGAATGCAGAGTAGCAAGAGCAAATTAGTCCCAAACCCAAATTTCACAAACCTCCCAATACATAGCAGCAAGAAACTGACTTCACATGAAACCATGTCTCTCCCAAAACTAGTTTTATATTTTTCATGGCTCAAAAATTGTCAATTGACAATACAAAGCTGACCAATAaacaaacaacaataacaaaaaaaaaggtaCTCAAAttcattcaatatatatatatacaccaaTTGGTAAGCATAACCTACAAGCTTAATTGCAACTTCCTCGTTAGTTTGAACATTAGTACCTGAAAAgacaaataaataacaaaaacgatcatcaacatcatcaatgtatcatcatcatcaacaacagAAACAACATACATACTGAAATTACGAGTATGAGttaagaaaatcaaaagaaatgaaagaaagaaacagaTATGAACCTAAATAAATCTCGCCAAAAGAACCGGCACCGATCTTCCTGCCAAGACGAAACTTATTCGCAACGCGAGGTTCCATTAAAGTTCAACACACAAAAActctttacaaaaaaaaaaaaaaaatcttaaaaaaggcaaaaaacaaataaataaaatgaagaattgAGGTTTTCTTTTGGAACCCTAAGCTAACCTAAAGCTAATCCCAGCGTCTAATTTCAGGAACCAGTATTCACAGAtcggatttaaaaaaaaaagaaaaagaaaaagaaaaaaaaaggaactcGAAACAACGGCAGAATATGAAAACACAAATATTTAAGATAATTAGTGTTTTCCAAAAACAAAAGAATGAATTGAATTTTCTTTTCTCCCTTAGGTGTGAGATCTAGGCAATGTTAGTGTGGGGTcaaagaagataagataaaatgATGATTACaaagaggagaaaaaaaatgGGATTCGTAATTACGATAGAAGAGAGGGATTAGGTTGTTCTCTCTCTTTGTTTTTCTCTGTGTTGAGTTGCATTAATGTTATTGTTACGGGCGCTTGCTTTTGGTTttggttctttttctttttggatgatgaagaagaagatacaGTGGATTGGAAGCATGAACATTCATGCNNNNNNNNNNNNNNNNNNNNNNNNNNNNNNNNNNNNNNNNNNNNNNNNNNNACGGAGGATGGAGAAGCATATGTGCCTATGTGCGATGCGTTACGTGAATGTGGGTAAATGGGGAGAGAGGGAGAAAGAGAAGGAAGGTTTCGCGGCTGTGTCAGTGGTGTGGTCAGGTACTCATCACGTGACTTTTATCCATTATGTTATGTTATTGCTAATTTTATTGATATTGACATTATTATGATTGTTATCCAAGGTTTTGAAAATCCAATTGATTATTACACCCTCTTAGTTATTGATGTATTGATTTagaaatttaatcaattttattataATCCAATTGAAATGACAAATgactaaaaaatttatattaatattacACTATGATTATAATTATTTGAGTATAATATTTTGAGAGTTTACAATATAACATAAGAAAGTAATATTTTACTAACAAAATATTGCTTTTTGTCAATTGCCAACTAAAATAGGCATACATACTGTCAaggccttggacacactccaacgctatCGTGCCGACACTCGAATTTACTCAACCTCTTAAACTAAGATCAAGTCAGCCTAACCTTCGATACTTAGCaaggaagctttggtggaaataacactttattactcaagtgtttgtTACAAGTGACTCACACACTTAACTCACACTAACTCTCAcctcctatttatagccatccacctccttaATGGATGGTTAGAATTAAATCTAATCAATAGTCCAGATTAATTATCTAGAACTTTCATTACAAATATCTATCATACTACAACTTTCTACATACTTCTAGATTTTTCCATACTATTTTTCATACTCTTGTATACAtccacactcttctagaatactctatgaccttctAGAGTCTTCTAGAATCTTCTAGAGTATTTcgggaccttctaggacattctagaacgttccAGAACCATATAGAGcattctcaaacactccagaaaattatacaaacactgttaaatctaacATTCTAAAATTTACCGTAACATTCTCCCCCACCTAATGCGCAAACGTCCTCGTTGCGTTCTATTCATGATAGCGCTCTAGGTGTTTTTGGAATTGCTACAGATCTTCACGAACTTTCCAACTAGCTTTAGTTAACGGGAGCCCTTTCCACTTTATGAAGTATTGGATACTTGGTGGTACCCCTCTTCGTCGCACGATGCGATTAGCTAAGATCTCTTTGATTTCTTTATCAAAGGATCTAATCACCACAGGCGGAGCACGACTCGAGTCACCTCTACTCGGTTCATCTTAGTCTTCATGATATGGTTTAAGCATACTCACATGGAAGATCGGGTGGATCTTCATAGAGGGAGGGAGTTGTactctgtaagcaacctccccAACACGTCCAATAATCTCAAATGGCCCTTCGTATTTGCGGATTAAGCCCTTATGAACCTTGCGAAGGCTTTGAATTATTGTGGAATAAATTTAATCATTACCTTGTctccacttgatagcttgcatgcctcctcttcttatctgcccatttcttcatcctctttgcAACTTTGTCAAGGTAAGAACGAGTGACATCTGCTTGTTCTTCCCAAGACTTAATCATATGATAAGCTCCAGGGCTCTTCCCtgagtaagaggaagaaagagagtgaGGTGTAAGCGGCTGTTGTCCAGTCACAATCTCGAACGGACTCTTTCCTGTAGACTCACTCCTTTGCAGATTGTATGAGAATTGAGCAATGTCTAGGAGTTTTGTCCAATCCTTCTGATTAGCACTTACGAAATGCCTCAAGTAACACTCGAGTAAGGCATTCACTCTCTCAGTCTGCTCATCGGTTTGAGGATGGAAGCTTGTTGAAAAATAAAGCTCCGACCCAAGGAGTTTGAACAGCTATGTCCATAGTCGTCCTGTGAAGCATGGATCTTGATCACTAATGATGCTCTTAGGCAATCCCCAATATTTCAccacattcttgaagaatagTCATGCTGCCCCCTCTGTAGTGCAGTCAGTAGGGGCGAGTATAAAGGTAGTATACTTCGAAAATCGATCCACTACTACGAGAATAGATCCAACCCCCTCAGACTTCGGTAAGGCAGAGATGAAATCTAGAGAGACACTTTCCCATAGTCGCTCTGATGGAGACAGAGGTTCCAACAACCCACTTGGTGTtttgttttcaatcttatcttgttggcacATAAGACAAGTCTTTACATAGCTCTCCACTTCATCTCTCATTTGAGgccaataataagaagattcaaTGAGTGTCAAGGTCCTTCGCTGACCTTGGTGACCAGCCCACTTGGTGTCGTGgcattctctcactaattttcttcttagattttTCCATTTAGAGACGTATATTCTTCTCCCTTTGGTGTAGAGAAGGTCATCTTCTAGCCAAAATCATTTAGTCTGACCTTCTCTAGTCAATTCCACCAATTTTTTGGCTAATGGATCATGATACAACCCTTCCTTGATGGTATGCAAAATATCTCCTTCAACCATAGAAATGGCCGCCAACTCAGCCTTGCTCTGATGCCAAAattgtcacggccttggacacactccaacgctactGTGCCAGCACTCGGACTTACTTAACCTCTTGAactaagaccaagtcagcctaaccctcaatacttagcaagaaagctaagaacaaaagagaaagaaaattttggtggaaagaacactttattactcaagtgtttgtTACAAGTGATTCACACACTTAACTCACACTAACTCTCAcctcctatttatagccatccacctccttaatggatggttaggattaaatctaatcaatggtCCAGATTAATTATCTAGAACCTtcattacaaatatctatcctactaCAACTTTCTACATACTTCTAGATTCTTCCATACTACTTTTCATACTCTTATATACATCCACACTCTTttagaatactctatgaccttccagagtcttctagaaccttctagagTGTTCCGAAAtcttctaggacattctagaacaTTCCAGAACCATTTAGAGCGttctcaaacactccagaaaATTATACAAACACTGataaatctaaccttctaaaatttaccgtaACAATACGCTAATGTATAAAGTCTAGTTTACTCTTTGTAATATCGATAGAAGTAACGTGTGATATGCCATTCGATTAAAAGCAACAcactttctctctcttacttTTGTCTGAAGCTCTCTCTAGGGGAGAACTTTCTTCCACTAGGGAGCAACAGAGAACAGTGATTCTAACTTGCTAGGAAAAGCTCTAATTTTACAACAAGTCATGCCCTCATGAGCTTGTGCTTGGCTTATTTCATCAGTGATCACCTTGATCACCCAATATAACAGTAACCGTCCTCATCTCATTCTGCAAAAACTACCGTGaacatctttcttatcttttataATTTAGATGTGGATTTGATGAATTATTATGAGATTTTGGTGTTTTAAACCATCATGAATGTTATTTTGAATTGTATTTCCATCTTATTGATTACATGTAA contains the following coding sequences:
- the LOC107630507 gene encoding casein kinase 1-like protein 1 isoform X1, which translates into the protein MEPRVANKFRLGRKIGAGSFGEIYLGTNVQTNEEVAIKLENVNTRHPQLLYESKLYRILQGGTGIPNIKWFGVEGEYNVLVMDLLGPSLEDLFNFCSRKLSLKTVLMLADQMINRVEFIHSKSFLHRDLKPDNFLMGLGRRANQVYCIDFGLAKKYRDSTTHQHIPYRENKNLTGTARYASMNTHLGIEQSRRDDLESLGFVLMYFLRGSLPWQGLRAGTKKQKYEKISEKKVTTSIEALCRGYPTEFASYFHYCRSLRFDDRPDYAYLKRIFRDLFIREGFQFDYVFDWTILKYQQSQLATPPARASAPNAGTSSGMPPPMTSAADRQTGGEEGRPPGLVSVDSRRIISGPILNSVTSLKQKNAVIPDSAVSKDAMLSSTNILGQSSGSRRVAAGSRETFAGVELDPRTRMAEASPGAANRVSSVRKSSPIRSLDPKKVVSSAKGASHVKNYESTVKGMERLQLEDDERAP
- the LOC107630507 gene encoding casein kinase 1-like protein 2 isoform X2, which codes for MDLLGPSLEDLFNFCSRKLSLKTVLMLADQMINRVEFIHSKSFLHRDLKPDNFLMGLGRRANQVYCIDFGLAKKYRDSTTHQHIPYRENKNLTGTARYASMNTHLGIEQSRRDDLESLGFVLMYFLRGSLPWQGLRAGTKKQKYEKISEKKVTTSIEALCRGYPTEFASYFHYCRSLRFDDRPDYAYLKRIFRDLFIREGFQFDYVFDWTILKYQQSQLATPPARASAPNAGTSSGMPPPMTSAADRQTGGEEGRPPGLVSVDSRRIISGPILNSVTSLKQKNAVIPDSAVSKDAMLSSTNILGQSSGSRRVAAGSRETFAGVELDPRTRMAEASPGAANRVSSVRKSSPIRSLDPKKVVSSAKGASHVKNYESTVKGMERLQLEDDERAP
- the LOC107630507 gene encoding casein kinase 1-like protein 1 isoform X3 yields the protein MEPRVANKFRLGRKIGAGSFGEIYLGTNVQTNEEVAIKLENVNTRHPQLLYESKLYRILQGGTGIPNIKWFGVEGEYNVLVMDLLGPSLEDLFNFCSRKLSLKTVLMLADQMINRVEFIHSKSFLHRDLKPDNFLMGLGRRANQVYCIDFGLAKKYRDSTTHQHIPYRENKNLTGTARYASMNTHLGIEQSRRDDLESLGFVLMYFLRGSLPWQGLRAGTKKQKYEKISEKKVTTSIEALCRGYPTEFASYFHYCRSLRFDDRPDYAYLKRIFRDLFIREGFQFDYVFDWTILKYQQSQLATPPARASAPNAGTSSGMPPPMTSAADRQTDSIS